The Sander vitreus isolate 19-12246 chromosome 5, sanVit1, whole genome shotgun sequence genome includes a region encoding these proteins:
- the pde4d gene encoding 3',5'-cyclic-AMP phosphodiesterase 4D isoform X6, producing MLNRELTHLSEMSRSGNQVSEFISSTFLDKQHEVEMPTPQTQKEKEKKNKPMSQISGVKKLQHSSSLTNSNIPRFGVKTETEDELAKELEHVNKWGLNVFKISEFSGNRPLTVMMHTIFQERDLLKTFKIPLDTFITYLMTLEDHYHGDVAYHNNIHAADVTQSTHVLLSTPALEAVFTDLEILAAIFASAIHDVDHPGVSNQFLINTNSELALMYNDSSVLENHHLAVGFKLLQEENCDIFQNMTKKQRQSLRKMVIDIVLATDMSKHMNLLADLKTMVETKKVTSSGVLLLDNYSDRIQVLQNMVHCADLSNPTKPLQLYRQWTDRIMEEFFSQGDRERERSMEISPMCDKHNASVEKSQVGFIDYIVHPLWETWADLVHPDAQDILDTLEDNREWYQSTIPQSPSPTLDEPEDGTRPPGGDKFQFELTLEEDGESDTEKDSGSQPEEEDEDEEEEEDEEEEEDEENSCTDSKTLCTQDSESTEIPLDEQVGEDDEEEVAEEGETPCSQPCAVEEEVAEEKEETPDT from the exons ATGTTGAACAGGGAGTTGACTCACCTATCAGAGATGAGCCGCTCTGGGAACCAGGTCTCTGAGTTCATCTCCAGCACCTTCCTGG ACAAGCAACATGAAGTGGAGATGCCAACACCTCAGAcgcagaaggagaaggagaagaagaacaagCCCATGTCTCAGATCAGCGGGGTGAAAAAGCTGCAACACTCCTCCAGCCTCACAAACTCTAATATCCCTCGCTTCGGAGTTAAGACTGAGACGGAGGATGAACTCGctaag GAGCTTGAGCATGTGAATAAATGGGGCcttaatgtttttaaaatctcAGAGTTCTCTGGGAATCGGCCACTGACAGTCATGATGCACACTATATTCCAG GAAAGAGActtgttaaaaacatttaaaattccACTTGACACCTTTATAACATACCTGATGACCTTAGAAGACCATTATCATGGCGATGTGGCCTACCATAACAACATTCATGCTGCTGACGTCACCCAGTCAACTCATGTGCTGCTATCCACCCCCGCCCTTGAG GCTGTGTTCACAGACCTTGAGATTTTAGCTGCCATCTTTGCCAGTGCAATTCACGACGTGGACCATCCTGGTGTCTCCAACCAGTTCCTCATCAACACCA ATTCAGAGCTAGCGTTGATGTACAATGACTCGTCGGTGTTGGAGAACCACCATCTAGCAGTTGGTTTCAAGCTTCTACAAGAAGAGAACTGTGAtatctttcaaaacatgaccaaaaaacaaagacaatcaCTGCGAAAGATGGTCATTGACATT GTGCTAGCAACAGACATGTCGAAGCACATGAATCTACTGGCTGATCTGAAAACTATGGTGGAAACCAAGAAGGTGACCAGCTCTGGTGTCTTGCTGCTGGACAACTACTCTGACAGGATACAG GTTCTACAGAACATGGTGCACTGTGCAGATCTGAGCAACCCCACCAAGCCTCTCCAGCTGTACCGTCAGTGGACGGACCGCATCATGGAGGAGTTCTTCAGCCAGGGTGACAGAGAGCGGGAGAGGAGCATGGAGATCAGCCCTATGTGTGACAAACACAACGCCTCGGTAGAAAAGAGCCAG GTTGGCTTCATAGATTATATTGTTCACCCTCTGTGGGAGACGTGGGCTGACCTCGTCCACCCGGACGCCCAGGACATCCTGGACACGTTGGAAGACAACAGGGAGTGGTACCAAAGCACCATCCCCCAAAGCCCCTCTCCTACCTTAGACGAGCCCGAGGACGGCACTCGACCCCCAGGAGGGGACAAGTTCCAATTTGAGCTCACCCTGGAGGAGGACGGGGAGTCGGACACTGAGAAAGACAGCGGCAGCCAgccggaggaggaggacgaggatgaggaggaggaggaggatgaggaggaggaagaagacgaGGAAAACAGCTGTACTGACTCTAAAACACTCTGTACACAGGACTCTGAATCAACAGAGATTCCTTTAGACGAACAGGTGGGGGAGGACGACGAGGAGGAGGTAGCGGAAGAGGGGGAGACACCCTGCTCACAACCGTGTGCCGTGGAAGAAGAGGtagcagaggagaaagaggaaaccCCCGACACATAG